From Zonotrichia albicollis isolate bZonAlb1 unplaced genomic scaffold, bZonAlb1.hap1 Scaffold_257, whole genome shotgun sequence, the proteins below share one genomic window:
- the LOC141727879 gene encoding serine/threonine-protein kinase pim-1-like, with protein MGLAVAIKRVPRNRVRHWGELPDGTSAPLEIVLLAKVSTGFPGVVQLLEWLELPNCIVMMLERPEQCQDLQRFIGARRFLPEEEARELFRQVLEAVRHCTSCGVLHRDIKPGNILVDLDTGQAKLIDFGCGTYLQDTVYTHFAGTLSYSPPEWNDFGWYHGEAATVWSLGILLHQMVCGEHPFRRGRNLSWGQLLLPQRLSQECKDLIRWCLSVNSLDRPTLEDLFFYP; from the exons ATGGGGCTCGCA gtggccatcaaaaGGGTGCCACGGAACCGCGTCCGGCACTGGggcgagctg cccgacggcaccagcgcacccctggagatcgtgctgctggccaaggtgtccactggcttccccggtgtggtccagctgctggagtggctcGAGCTCCCCAACTGCATCGTGATGATGCTGGAGCggccagagcagtgtcaggaccTGCAGCGTTTCATTGGGGCACGGCGGTTCCTGCCCGAGGAGGAGGCGCGGGAGCTGTtccgccaggtgctggaggccgtgcggcactgcaccagctgcggggtcctgcacagggacatcaaACCAGGGAACATCCTGGTTGACCTGGACACCGGGCAGGCCAAACTGATTGactttggctgtggcacctacctgcaggacacagtctACACTCACTTTGCAG GAACACTGTCCTACAGCCCCCCGGAGTGGAACGACTTTGGCTGGTACCATGGCGAGGCAGCAACGGTctggtccctgggcatcctgctgcaccagaTGGTCTGCGGGGAGCACCCTTTCAGGAGGGGCCGGAACCTCAGCTGGGGCCAGCTCCTACTGCCACAAAGGCTCTCTCAAG aGTGCAAAGATCTGATCAGGTGGTGTTTATCCGTGAACTCCTTGGATAGACCCACACTGGAAGACCTGTTCTTTTATCCTTGA